The proteins below come from a single Juglans regia cultivar Chandler chromosome 12, Walnut 2.0, whole genome shotgun sequence genomic window:
- the LOC109002728 gene encoding protein SRC2 homolog gives MATSRPAPPKRLDLELTIVSAKHLKNVNWKNGDLKPYAVFWVDPDRRLATKSDDAGSIRPVWNESFTLPLTIPVQDSVLTLEIFHSKPSETPKPLVGTLRVPLKDLADNPDDPIRIRTFQLTRPSGRPQGKIRVKLSVRERPLPPDYHVAPQPSYYYSGAPALPPRDYRGYSPSPYTSPLPAPSPSQQPPPAPYLYSSYPDAYSGYYTGYYSSAPPPPMPPRPFFDRPVNYGGPGGPSGPSAPVDYSFYEQKPKNSKMGLGTGMAVGAAVGALGGLALDEGLKYEEEKIVDRVENDVAARDDYSDYRGDYRSDY, from the coding sequence ATGGCCACGTCTCGCCCTGCGCCACCGAAGCGTCTGGACCTGGAGCTCACCATCGTCTCCGCCAAGCATCTCAAGAACGTGAACTGGAAAAACGGAGACCTCAAGCCATACGCGGTATTCTGGGTCGACCCAGACCGCCGACTCGCCACCAAATCGGACGACGCTGGCTCGATCCGCCCTGTATGGAACGAGAGTTTCACCCTCCCACTCACCATCCCTGTCCAGGACTCCGTCCTCACCCTTGAGATCTTCCACTCCAAACCCTCCGAGACCCCCAAGCCCTTGGTCGGCACCCTCCGTGTCCCGCTCAAGGATCTCGCTGACAACCCCGACGACCCGATCCGTATCAGAACGTTCCAACTCACCCGTCCATCGGGTCGTCCCCAGGGGAAGATCCGCGTAAAGCTCTCCGTCCGCGAACGGCCGTTGCCGCCAGATTATCATGTTGCCCCTCAGCCTAGCTACTATTACTCCGGTGCCCCTGCCCTTCCTCCGCGCGACTACAGGGGATACTCGCCCTCTCCGTACACGTCACCACTCCCCGCACCGTCCCCATCGCAGCAGCCGCCGCCGGCTCCGTACCTTTACAGCTCGTATCCCGATGCGTATTCAGGATACTATACAGGGTATTATTCCAGTGCGCCACCACCGCCTATGCCGCCCAGGCCATTCTTCGACCGGCCCGTGAACTATGGTGGGCCTGGAGGGCCCAGTGGGCCGTCGGCACCTGTGGATTACTCGTTCTACGAACAGAAGCCGAAGAACTCGAAAATGGGTCTGGGAACGGGAATGGCTGTGGGCGCGGCCGTTGGAGCGTTAGGTGGGCTCGCATTGGACGAGGGATTGAAGTACGAAGAGGAGAAAATCGTGGATAGGGTCGAGAATGACGTGGCTGCGCGCGACGATTACAGCGATTACCGTGGCGACTACCGCTCCGATTATTGA
- the LOC109002725 gene encoding uncharacterized protein LOC109002725, with protein MSNSRNQDKIQGLERANQYGDEDSEDSSMDALSSCGVESGASSSGSRENGGSRTETGLTDRLTDVLVYGGDGDLLLQQSDREDRVLQWLRALDMQVIGACRADERLKPLLKMNASNGVAEDCLLAHLSRHFEPAEVGMLARCFCIPLVSLRVGKICKQGTVLFPTATRGNLNLTVLPTSDLRLSFIGDNGETERLFTLSSKSQSLVAVDEIPADNSGRSFLIKIPGGQVVYFWCSEKSKLLGVELLVKMKDLLERKPSIAELTGICESRLSCFATHLHAYLAATVGSSQASSPGSPIPPLDTTTELSDTSQSGHLLISFKSLRSRHIGSQSAEANSFHPGSLSPRTGSFKEGPPRNLSSLRSAAREKLRRRGDGHLSSVENLTITLSTAVEASSSNNSENDITRNLPFSPSSLLESLGKLAVAPALCLTTQVSCVGLPLFSPHYCHCTPGISTPQFSAAPQQLPASSNESQSLPHLSSLGPVRMPSSLLNSTQPPSLGEASTVNFPAFQPDPLFQLPTQTSHQILPTFTPLMCDPIVHIPVIDVCSSGQGYLVSAGPAISTAIHPLHTKLVNPLMPETDSILEKGARETLRLLISGSSRTNLPLMDVFPAVLTKADQNQSILVGGSQGLCSGTTDAGVIANSIAAMSLGSLSERSDGDSYDNTDIHPATSCGSVGSCSVDKGSTSCSDWMEESD; from the exons ATGTCGAATTCTAGAAACCAAGACAAGATCCAGGGTCTTGAACGCGCGAACCAATACGGAGACGAGGACTCCGAAGACTCGTCTATGGATGCGCTCTCTTCGTGTGGCGTCGAATCGGGTGCGAGTTCTTCTGGTTCGCGAGAGAACGGCGGGTCGAGGACCGAGACTGGGCTCACGGACCGGTTGACGGATGTTCTTGTTTACGGAGGGGATGGAGATCTGTTACTTCAGCAGAGCGATCGCGAGGACAGGGTTCTGCAGTGGCTTCGGGCTCTGGATATGCAAGTGATCGGGGCTTGTCGCGCCGATGAGAGGTTGAAACCGTTGTTGAAGATGAATGCTTCGAATGGAGTCGCCGAGGATTGCCTGCTGGCTCATTTAAGTCGG CATTTTGAGCCGGCAGAGGTTGGTATGCTAGCGAGATGCTTCTGTATACCTCTAGTTTCTCTTCGAGTGGGAAAGATCTGCAAGCAAGGAACTGTCTTGTTCCCAACTGCTACAAG GGGAAATCTGAATCTTACGGTTTTGCCTACATCTGATCTGCGCCTCTCATTCATTGGAGACAATGGTGAGACGGAGAGATTATTTACCTTGAGTAGTAAGTCCCAGTCTTTAGTAGCAGTGGATGAGATCCCAGCAGATAATTCTGGCCGATCCTTTCTTATAAAGATCCCAGGTGGCCAGGTTGTATACTTTTGGTGCTCAGAGAAGTCAAAGCTTTTGGGAGTTGAATTGCTTGTAAAG ATGAAGGATTTACTCGAGAGGAAACCTTCTATTGCTGAATTAACTGGAATCTGTGAGTCACGCCTCAGCTGCTTTGCAACTCATCTTCATGCCTATCTTGCAGCAACAGTGGGTAGTTCACAAGCAAGTTCTCCAGGCTCACCTATTCCTCCCTTGGATACCACCACTGAACTGTCTGATACATCTCAGAGTGGGCACTTACTTATATCATTTAAATCTCTGCGTTCTCGGCACATTGGAAGTCAATCCGCAGAGGCAAATTCATTTCATCCAGGCAGCCTCAGTCCAAGAACCGGTTCCTTTAAAGAGGGCCCACCCAGAAACTTGTCTTCTCTCAGGAGTGCCGCTAGGGAAAAATTGAGACGGCGAGGGGATGGCCATCTTTCATCAGTTGAGAATTTGACCATTACTTTGTCAACTGCAGTTGAAGCATCCTCATCAAATAATTCAGAAAATGATATCACTAGAAATCTGCCATTCTCCCCATCGAGTTTGCTAGAGTCACTAGGGAAATTGGCTGTTGCACCTGCTTTATGCCTCACGACTCAAGTCTCTTGTGTGGGGTTACCTCTTTTCTCCCCTCACTATTGTCATTGCACTCCTGGTATTTCAACCCCACAATTCTCAGCGGCACCTCAGCAACTTCCTGCATCATCAAATGAATCACAGTCACTTCCCCATCTTTCTTCTCTAGGTCCGGTTAGAATGCCATCCAGTTTGTTGAATTCTACACAGCCTCCGAGTCTAGGTGAAGCTTCCACAGTGAACTTCCCAGCTTTTCAGCCAGACCCTTTGTTCCAGTTGCCAACTCAAACTTCTCATCAGATATTGCCAACTTTCACACCTTTAATGTGCGATCCAATTGTTCACATTCCGGTTATTGATGTTTGCTCTTCTGGCCAAGGCTACTTGGTTAGTGCTGGTCCTGCTATTTCAACTGCCATTCATCCATTGCATACAAAACTTGTGAACCCTTTGATGCCTGAAACCGACAGCATATTAGAAAAGGGTGCCAGAGAGACATTGCGTCTACTCATCAGCGGATCATCCCGGACTAACCTGCCATTGATGGATGTATTTCCTGCTGTTCTAACAAAAGCAGATCAGAATCAAAGCATACTTGTTGGTGGGAGCCAGGGTCTATGCAGCGGAACCACTGATGCTGGTGTTATTGCTAACAGCATTGCTGCCATGAGTTTGGGTTCACTGTCTGAGAGATCTGATGGAGACAGCTACGATAATACAGATATACATCCTGCAACATCTTGTGGTTCAGTTGGATCTTGTTCGGTTGATAAGGGATCCACTTCTTGTTCAGACTGGATGGAAGAAAGCGATTGA
- the LOC109002727 gene encoding peroxisomal nicotinamide adenine dinucleotide carrier isoform X2, translated as MWSSGCVKRAVLWHSFVFCDVICTGLRNKAEAASLEHMKKGIGDGSVGMFSSLVVAALSGCVNVLMTNPIWVVVTRMQTHTKIPKKSQRGQTLSVSPDETVFAASELPPFGTNHAIQEVYDEAGFWGFWKGVFPTLIMVSNPSIQFMLYETMLKKLKKRRALSRKGNSGVTALEIFLLGALAKLGATVVTYPLLVVKSRLQAKQVSTGDKRHHYKGTSDAILKMIRYEGFYGFYKGMSTKIAQSVLAAAVLFMVKEELVKGARILITKDGINTVKSRPP; from the exons ATGTGGTCCAGTGGCTGCGTAAAACGTGCCGTCTTGTGGCATTCGTTTGTTTTCTGTGACGTTATCTGCACGGGTCTCAG GAATAAGGCTGAAGCTGCTTCACTTGAACATATGAAGAAAGGGATTGGCGATGGATCAGTTGGGATGTTTTCATCACTTGTGGTGGCTGCCTTATCAGG GTGTGTGAATGTGCTTATGACAAACCCTATATGGGTAGTTGTGACACGCATGCAG ACACATACAAAAATCCCGAAGAAGTCCCAGCGTGGTCAGACGTTGTCAGTATCTCCAGATGAGACAGTTTTTGCTGCAAGTGAACTTCCTCCCTTTGGAACAAACCATGCG attcaaGAAGTCTATGATGAAGCTGGATTTTGGGGTTTTTGGAAAGGTGTATTCCCGACATTGATCATG GTGAGCAATCCTTCCATACAATTCATGCTGTACGAAACTATGCTGAAGAAGCTGAAGAAAAGACGTGCTTTAAGTAGGAAGGGCAACAGTGGCGTGACAGCCTTAGAG ATATTTCTTCTTGGTGCTTTGGCGAAACTTGGGGCTACTGTTGTGACGTATCCTCTTTTAGTTGTTAAG TCAAGGCTTCAAGCGAAACAGGTTTCTACCGGAGATAAAAGGCATCACTATAAAG GAACATCGGATGCAATTCTAAAGATGATCCGTTATGAAGGCTTCTATGGCTTTTACAAAGGGATGAGTACAAAAATTGCGCAAAGTGTACTTGCTGCTGCTGTTCTCTTTATGGTTAAGGAAGAACTTGTGAAGGGTGCTCGGATCTTGATTACTAAAGATGGCATCAACACAGTGAAATCAAGGCCCCCATGA
- the LOC109002726 gene encoding probable signal peptidase complex subunit 2 — protein MQEKKPETATKNPKKANLLDHHSIKHILDESVSEIVTSRGYVEDVRMSNIRLVMGTIIIIIALLAQFYKKKFPENRNFLIGCIVLYIVFNGLLQLIIYTKEKNAILFTYPPAGSFTSTGLVVSSKLPRFSDMYTLSIASADPKSISANQPVQFTKSVTQWFTKDGVLVEGLFWKDVEALVEEYAREPKKSK, from the exons atgcaagaaaagaaACCGGAGACGGCcaccaaaaaccctaagaagGCCAATCTCTTAGACCACCACTCCATCAAGCACATCCTCGACGAGTCCGTATCCGAG ATAGTGACGAGTCGTGGATATGTGGAAGACGTAAGGATGAGTAATATAAGATTGGTGATGGGAACGATCATAATCATCATTGCTCTGTTGGCGCAGTTTTATAAGAAGAAGTTCCCCGAGAACAGGAATTTTCTCATCGGCTGTATCGTATT GTATATAGTCTTCAATGGGTTACTGCAGCTGATCATATACACAAAAGAGAAGAATGCAATTCTTTTTACCTATCCTCCTGCG GGATCCTTCACCAGCACTGGCTTGGTGGTGTCTTCCAAATTGCCAAGATTTTCTGATATGTACACGCTTAGCATCGCAAGTGCAGATCCTAAATCAATTTCTGCCAATCAACCAGTGCAATTTACCAAAAGTGTTACCcaatg GTTTACTAAGGATGGAGTTTTGGTGGAGGGCCTATTCTGGAAAGATGTTGAAGCATTAGTAGAGGAATATGCAAGAGAACCAAAGAAGAGCAAGTGA
- the LOC109002727 gene encoding peroxisomal nicotinamide adenine dinucleotide carrier isoform X1 has translation MSDALINGLAGAGGGIIAQLITYPLQTVNTRQQTERDLKKEKRKFGTIELMRQVIKHEGWEQLYGGLTPSLVGTAASQGVYYYFYQIFRNKAEAASLEHMKKGIGDGSVGMFSSLVVAALSGCVNVLMTNPIWVVVTRMQTHTKIPKKSQRGQTLSVSPDETVFAASELPPFGTNHAIQEVYDEAGFWGFWKGVFPTLIMVSNPSIQFMLYETMLKKLKKRRALSRKGNSGVTALEIFLLGALAKLGATVVTYPLLVVKSRLQAKQVSTGDKRHHYKGTSDAILKMIRYEGFYGFYKGMSTKIAQSVLAAAVLFMVKEELVKGARILITKDGINTVKSRPP, from the exons ATGTCGGATGCTTTGATCAACGGGTTGGCCGGAGCCGGCGGAGGGATCATAGCTCAGCTCATCACATATCCTCTTCAAACT GTGAATACTCGTCAACAAACAGAGCGTGAtctgaagaaggagaagaggaagttTGGAACAATTGAGCTAATGCGCCAG GTTATAAAACATGAAGGATGGGAACAGTTGTACGGAGGCTTAACGCCATCCCTGGTGGGCACGGCTGCATCTCAG GGTGTTTACTATTATTTCTATCAAATATTCAGGAATAAGGCTGAAGCTGCTTCACTTGAACATATGAAGAAAGGGATTGGCGATGGATCAGTTGGGATGTTTTCATCACTTGTGGTGGCTGCCTTATCAGG GTGTGTGAATGTGCTTATGACAAACCCTATATGGGTAGTTGTGACACGCATGCAG ACACATACAAAAATCCCGAAGAAGTCCCAGCGTGGTCAGACGTTGTCAGTATCTCCAGATGAGACAGTTTTTGCTGCAAGTGAACTTCCTCCCTTTGGAACAAACCATGCG attcaaGAAGTCTATGATGAAGCTGGATTTTGGGGTTTTTGGAAAGGTGTATTCCCGACATTGATCATG GTGAGCAATCCTTCCATACAATTCATGCTGTACGAAACTATGCTGAAGAAGCTGAAGAAAAGACGTGCTTTAAGTAGGAAGGGCAACAGTGGCGTGACAGCCTTAGAG ATATTTCTTCTTGGTGCTTTGGCGAAACTTGGGGCTACTGTTGTGACGTATCCTCTTTTAGTTGTTAAG TCAAGGCTTCAAGCGAAACAGGTTTCTACCGGAGATAAAAGGCATCACTATAAAG GAACATCGGATGCAATTCTAAAGATGATCCGTTATGAAGGCTTCTATGGCTTTTACAAAGGGATGAGTACAAAAATTGCGCAAAGTGTACTTGCTGCTGCTGTTCTCTTTATGGTTAAGGAAGAACTTGTGAAGGGTGCTCGGATCTTGATTACTAAAGATGGCATCAACACAGTGAAATCAAGGCCCCCATGA
- the LOC118343931 gene encoding coronatine-insensitive protein 1-like, which yields MEDQNGTRVCTGMSDEVLNCVMPYIHDPKDRDAASLVCRRWYELDALTRKHLTIALCYTTSPDRLRRRFRQLESLTLKGKPRAAMFNLIPEDWGGYVTPWVNEIAESFNCLKSLHFRRMIVKDSDLELLARSRGRELDSLKIDRCSGFSTDGLLHIGRSCR from the coding sequence ATGGAGGATCAGAATGGAACCAGAGTGTGCACCGGAATGTCTGACGAGGTTCTGAACTGCGTGATGCCGTATATTCACGACCCAAAGGACCGGGACGCTGCGTCTCTGGTGTGCCGCCGGTGGTACGAGCTTGACGCACTGACGCGGAAACACTTGACGATCGCGCTCTGCTACACGACAAGCCCCGATCGGCTTCGCCGGAGGTTTCGGCAGCTGGAGTCTCTGACACTCAAGGGGAAGCCCAGGGCCGCGATGTTCAATCTAATACCCGAGGACTGGGGAGGATACGTCACTCCGTGGGTGAACGAGATCGCCGAGTCTTTCAATTGCTTGAAGTCGCTTCACTTCCGGCGAATGATTGTGAAGGACTCCGATCTTGAGCTTCTTGCTCGGTCTCGCGGGCGCGAGCTCGACTCGCTCAAGATCGATAGGTGTTCTGGCTTTTCCACGGATGGTCTTCTTCATATCGGTCGGTCCTGCAGGTAA